One Pseudorasbora parva isolate DD20220531a chromosome 4, ASM2467924v1, whole genome shotgun sequence genomic region harbors:
- the slc27a1b gene encoding long-chain fatty acid transport protein 1b, whose translation MGAGDGFRAPVAVIAAGLLSVLGLSWFWSLAALLGVYLCSGGWRFLYVAACTIKRDVIGLYVLLRVKFFMDHYIRNRSTIPSIFAQQVALHPDKPALIEESTGEVWSFSDLDRRSNAVAQWAVGQGWASGDVVAIFMESRLPTVALWLGLAKVGVEPAFINFNLRRDSLMHCVGVSGARGMVFGAELLDVLLEVKESLRSISLFCTGAAPDETLDSLSAQNLDELLASSPDTPPAVTHNKGFNDRLFYIYTSGTTGLPKAAIVVHSRYYRIAAFGYHSFGLRPDDVVYCCLPLYHSAGNIVGVGQCLLHGLTVVIRKKFSASRFWDDCVKYNCTVVQYIGEICRYLLAQPVRSSESHHKVRVAMGNGLRPNVWEAFTKRFNIERIGEFYGATECNCSLANMDNKVGACGFNSVILPSIYPIRLLRADEDTMELIRDSRGLCVPCKPGEPGIIVGRINPQDPLRRFDGYANQEATNKKISHNVFKTGDSAYISGDLMVMDEFGYVYFRDRGGDTYRWRGENVSTTEVEGVLSSLLKQTDVAVYGVSVPGVEGKAGMAAIADVTNDFNCEAFLKDMQNALPSYARPIFLRFLPEVDKTDTFKIKKTRLQKEGFDPRQTTDRLYFLNSRLGRYEALTDELYSAIMQGNVSL comes from the exons ATGGGTGCTGGAGACGGGTTTCGTGCCCCAGTCGCCGTGATCGCCGCCGGGTTACTGAGTGTCCTGGGACTCTCGTGGTTCTGGAGTTTGGCGGCTCTTTTAGGCGTTTACTTGTGTTCTGGAGGATGGAGGTTTCTCTATGTGGCCGCGTGCACCATCAAGAGAGACGTTAT TGGTCTGTACGTACTGTTGCGTGTGAAATTCTTCATGGATCATTATATCCGAAATCGCAGCACCATCCCGTCCATATTCGCCCAGCAGGTGGCGCTCCACCCGGACAAACCGGCTCTAATCGAGGAGTCGACGGGCGAGGTGTGGAGCTTCTCCGATCTGGACCGGCGCTCGAACGCCGTGGCTCAGTGGGCCGTGGGGCAGGGCTGGGCGTCCGGAGACGTGGTGGCCATCTTTATGGAGAGTCGTCTGCCTACGGTGGCCCTGTGGCTCGGACTGGCGAAAGTGGGCGTGGAGCCGGCGTTCATCAATTTCAACCTGCGCCGCGATTCGCTGATGCACTGCGTGGGCGTGTCCGGAGCGCGAGGGATGGTGTTCGGGGCGGAGCTTCTGGACG ttctgCTGGAGGTGAAGGAGTCTCTGCGCTCCATCTCCCTCTTCTGCACCGGTGCGGCTCCTGACGAGACGCTGGACTCTCTGTCGGCCCAGAATCTGGACGAGCTGCTGGCCTCGTCTCCTGACACGCCGCCCGCCGTCACACACAACAAGGGCTTCAACG ACAGGTTATTTTACATCTACACCTCAGGAACGACAGGTTTGCCTAAAGCGGCCATCGTGGTTCACAGCAG GTACTATCGCATCGCTGCGTTCGGATATCATTCCTTCGGTCTGCGGCCAGATGATGTTGTGTACTGCTGCCTGCCGCTCTATCACTCCGCAG GAAACATTGTTGGCGTAGGTCAGTGTCTGCTGCACGGTCTGACGGTGGTGATCCGCAAGAAGTTTTCCGCTAGTCGTTTCTGGGACGACTGCGTCAAATACAACTGCACA gtgGTCCAGTACATCGGTGAAATCTGCCGGTACCTGTTAGCACAGCCGGTCCGTTCGTCCGAGTCTCATCACAAGGTGCGTGTTGCAATGGGCAACGGTTTGCGGCCTAACGTCTGGGAAGCGTTCACTAAACGCTTCAACATCGAACGCATCGGTGAGTTTTACGGAGCCACCGAGTGCAACTGCAGCCTGGCCAACATGGACaacaag GTGGGGGCGTGTGGCTTCAACAGTGTGATTCTTCCCAGCATTTATCCCATCAGACTGCTGAGAGCAGACGAGGACACTATGGAGCTAATCAGGGACAGTCGAGGACTGTGTGTGCCGTGCAAACCCG GAGAACCAGGGATCATTGTAGGTCGAATCAATCCACAGGATCCCTTACGTCGTTTTGATGGCTACGCCAATCAAGAGGCCACCAATAAAAAGATCTCGCACAACGTCTTTAAAACGGGAGATTCGGCGTATATATCAG GTGATTTGATGGTGATGGATGAGTTTGGTTACGTGTATTTCCGGGACCGAGGCGGAGACACGTATCGCTGGCGGGGCGAGAACGTCTCCACCACGGAGGTGGAGGGAGTCCTGAGCTCTCTGCTGAAACAGACGGATGTGGCCGTCTACGGCGTCTCTGTGCCAG GTGTGGAGGGAAAGGCAGGAATGGCCGCCATAGCAGATGTGACGAATGACTTCAACTGTGAGGCGTTTCTGAAAGATATGCAGAACGCTCTTCCCTCTTACGCTCGGCCCATCTTCTTACGATTTTTACCTGAGGTCGACAAAACAG acacatttaaaatcaagaaaACCCGCTTGCAGAAGGAAGGATTCGACCCGCGGCAAACCACCGACCGGCTCTACTTCCTCAACAGCCGTCTGGGGCGTTACGAGGCTCTGACGGATGAACTCTACAGCGCCATCATGCAGGGAAACGTGTCTCTATAA
- the LOC137072686 gene encoding zinc finger protein 25-like, producing MLTMKEEMDVICCKSVGTDLSMLDIEDFISEICQLKKEVASLEAKLRERGDKPNREDLEMVSVCVTDGTEAQDSELSLTLMCYTDAEDHGSADQTSDFYAEEQQMLQTPLKMCFVKLEDCRNLMKSRGDETTTDEQQQSHEEKDEDWIEDENNDDDNQNNDVDDDDEFVPSDGDAGSSSDGETASTSKERRTVTDCGKTFSKKENIVRRQRKRTEQKDYKCKICNISFPTSEERRLHSKEHSVKKEFRCEQCGKDFFTTPLNMRAHMKRHSEKTFHCSECDKYFCTKGTLSKHKRIHTGEKPYQCLHCEKSFNLTSTLKNHLHIHTNERLYKCNQCEKSFNRRAHLTRHLLLHSNERPYKCSECEKTFAHSLSLNLHKKIHSDFKPYQCKHCEKRFHHLGHCKTHERIHTGEKPYLCSYCGKSFACPSAFKVHLRVHTGEKPYKCSHCDKTFAQLCSMKIHERRHTGEKPYSCSICGKRFAFIWGFQTHQKKHATPESS from the exons ATGTTGACCATGAAAGAGGAGATGGATGTGATCTGCTGTAAATCAGTAGGAACTGATCTGTCCATGCTGGATATTGAGGATTTCATCAGTGAAATCtgtcagctgaagaaagaggtGGCGTCACTGGAGGCAAAGCTGAGAGAAAGAGGAGACAAACCCAACAGAGAG GATCTGGAGATGGTTTCAGTGTGTGTGACTGATGGGACAGAAGCTCAGGACTCAGAGCTCAGCCTCACTTTAATGTGTTATACTGATGCAGAGGATCATGGATCCGCTGATCAAACCTCTGACTTTTACGCTGAAGAACAGCAGATGCTGCAGACACCACTGAAGATGTGCTTCGTCAAACTGGAGGACTGCAGGAACCTGATGAAGAGCAGAGGAGACGAAACCACAACAGACGAACAACAGCAGAGCCATGAGGAAAAGGATGAAGATTGGATTGAGGATGAGAATAATGATGATGACAATCAGAATAATGATGTTGACGATGATGACGAATTTGTTCCTTCAg ATGGCGACGCTGGTTCATCTTCTGATGGAGAAACTGCCTCTACATCCAAAGAGCGACGGACAGTGACTGACTGTGGAAAAACATTcagcaaaaaagaaaatatagtGAGACGTCAGAGAAAACGCACAGAACAGAAAGACTACAAATGCAAGATATGCAACATCAGCTTTCCTACCTCAGAAGAGAGGAGACTTCATTCAAAAGAGCACAGCGTGAAGAAAGAGTTTCGCTGCGAACAGTGCGGGAAGGATTTTTTCACCACTCCTCTAAATATGAGAGCTCACATGAAGAGACACAGCGAAAAGACTTTCCACTGCAGTGAGTGTGACAAGTATTTCTGCACCAAAGGAACTCTTTCAAAGCATAAGAGAATCCACACGGGGGAGAAGCCGTACCAGTGTCTTCACTGCGAGAAGAGCTTCAACCTGACATCAACTCTGAAGAATCATCTGCACATACACACCAATGAGAGGCTGTACAAGTGCAATCAATGTGAGAAGAGCTTCAATCGGCGAGCCCACCTGACGAGACATCTACTGTTACACTCCAATGAGAGGCCGTACAAGTGTAGTGAATGTGAGAAAACATTTGCCCACTCATTGTCTCTGAATTTACACAAGAAAATACACTCTGATTTCAAACCGTATCAATGCAAACACTGTGAGAAACGTTTCCATCATTTGGGTCACTGCAAAACCCATGAGAGGATTCACACCGGAGAGAAACCGTACCTGTGCTCCTACTGTGGGAAGAGCTTCGCTTGTCCTTCTGCTTTCAAAGTTCACCTGAGAGTTCACACGGGAGAAAAACCTTATAAATGCTCACATTGTGACAAGACTTTTGCTCAGTTATGTTCCATGAAGATCCATGAGCGACGGCATACCGGAGAGAAACCTTACAGCTGCTCCATCTGTGGCAAGAGATTTGCTTTTATATGGGGATTTCAGACTCACCAGAAGAAACACGCTACCCCTGAATCATCATAG
- the LOC137072673 gene encoding zinc finger protein 665-like, with protein sequence MLTMKEEMDVICCKSVGTDLSMLDIEDFISEICQLKKEVASLEAKLRERGDKPNREDLEKVSVCVTDGTKAQDSVWRSRDTQDSELSLTLMCYTDAQDHGSADQTSDCNAGEQQMLKMCSVKLVDCRNLMKSRKDETTPDEQQQSIKEEDEDWFEDENNDDENQNNDVDDDDDFVPSDGDAGSFSDGETASTSKERRRVTDCGKTFSKRENIVRRQRKRTEQKDFICKICDIRFPTSEERRLHSKEHSVEKEFHCEQCGKDFFTTPLNMRVHMNTHSEKTFHCSECDKYFRTKGNLSKHKRIHSGEKPYQCLHCEKSFNLRSTLKNHLRIHTNERLYKCNQCEKSFNRQAHLKRHLLIHTNERPYKCHQCEKSFNQDWGLKSHLLTHTNERLYKCPHCEKSFNLRSTLKCHLLTHSTERPFKCTHCEKSFNGRSTLRNHLLTHSTERPFKCTHCEKSFNQRSNLKKHLLTHTNERPFKCPHCEMRFKQGSTLKNHLLTHSNESLSQCPHCEKSFNLRSTLLTHFNESLSQCPHCEKSLKYDTSLKNHLLAHNHERPFKCSECEKTFTNSRSLKLHQKIHSDFKPYQCKHCEKRFHHLTHCKTHQRIHTGEKPYLCSYCGKSFASPFAFKMHLRVHTGEKPYKCSHCDKTFAQLSSMKIHVRRHTGEQPYCCSICGERFTFIWGFQTHQKKHANPESS encoded by the exons ATGTTGACCATGAAAGAGGAGATGGATGTGATCTGCTGTAAATCAGTAGGAACTGATCTGTCCATGCTGGATATTGAGGATTTCATCAGTGAAATCtgtcagctgaagaaagaggtGGCGTCACTGGAGGCAAAGCTGAGAGAAAGAGGAGACAAACCCAACAGAGAG GATCTGGAGAAGGTTTCAGTGTGTGTGACTGATGGGACAAAGGCTCAGGATTCAGTCTGGAGATCCAGAGACACACAGGACTCAGAGCTCAGCCTCACTTTAATGTGTTATACTGACGCTCAGGATCATGGATCCGCTGATCAAACCTCTGACTGTAACGCTGGAGAACAGCAGATGCTGAAGATGTGCTCTGTCAAACTGGTGGACTGCAGGAACCTGATGAAGAGCAGAAAAGATGAAACCACACCTGACGAACAGCAACAGAGTATAAAGGAGGAGGATGAAGATTGGTTTGAGGATGAGAATAATGATGATGAGAATCAGAATAATGATGTTGACGATGATGACGATTTTGTTCCTTCAg ATGGCGACGCTGGCTCATTTTCTGATGGAGAAACTGCCTCTACATCCAAAGAGCGAAGGAGAGTGACTGACTGTGGAAAAACATTCAGCAAACGGGAAAATATAGTGAGACGTCAGAGAAAACGCACAGAACAGAAAGACTTCATCTGCAAGATATGTGACATCCGCTTTCCTACCTCAGAAGAGAGGAGACTTCATTCAAAAGAGCACAGCGTAGAGAAAGAGTTTCACTGCGAACAGTGCGGGAAGGATTTTTTCACCACTCCTCTAAATATGAGAGTTCACATGAATACACACAGTGAAAAGACTTTCCACTGTAGTGAGTGTGACAAGTATTTCCGCACCAAAGGAAATCTTTCAAAGCATAAGAGAATCCACTCGGGGGAGAAGCCGTACCAGTGTCTTCACTGTGAGAAGAGCTTCAACCTGAGATCAACTCTGAAGAACCATCTGCGCATACACACCAATGAGAGGCTATACAAGTGCAATCAATGTGAGAAGAGCTTCAATCGGCAAGCCCACCTGAAGAGACATCTACTCATACACACCAATGAGAGGCCGTACAAATGCcatcagtgtgaaaagagcttCAACCAGGATTGGGGTCTGAAGAGCCATCTACTCACACACACCAATGAGAGGCTGTACAAGTGTCCTCACTGCGAGAAGAGCTTCAACCTCAGATCAACTCTGAAGTGCCATCTACTCACACACAGCACTGAGAGGCCATTTAAATGCACTCACTGTGAGAAGAGCTTCAACGGGAGATCAACTCTGAGGAACCATCTACTCACACACAGCACTGAGAGGCCATTTAAATGCACTCACTGCGAGAAGAGCTTCAACCAGAGATCGAATCTGAAGAAACATCTACTCACACACACCAATGAGAGGCCATTCAAATGCCCTCACTGCGAAATGCGCTTTAAACAGGGATCAACTCTGAAGAACCATCTACTCACACACTCCAATGAGAGCCTGTCCCAGTGTCCTCACTGCGAGAAGAGCTTCAACCTGAGATCGACTCTACTCACACACTTCAATGAGAGCCTGTCCCAGTGTCCTCACTGTGAGAAGAGCTTGAAATACGATACCAGTCTGAAGAACCATCTACTCGCACACAACCATGAGAGGCCGTTCAAGTGCAGTGAATGTGAGAAAACATTTACAAACTCAAGGTCTCTGaagttacatcaaaaaatacacTCTGATTTCAAACCGTATCAGTGCAAACACTGTGAGAAACGTTTCCATCATTTGACTCACTGCAAAACCCATCAgaggattcacactggagagaaaccgtacCTGTGCTCCTACTGTGGGAAGAGCTTCGCTAGTCCTTTTGCTTTCAAAATGCATCTCAGAGTTCACACGGGAGAaaaaccgtataaatgctcgcATTGTGACAAGACTTTTGCTCAGTTAAGTTCCATGAAGATCCATGTGCGACGGCATACCGGAGAGCAACCTTACTGCTGCTCCATCTGTGGCGAGAGATTCACTTTTATATGGGGATTTCAGACTCACCAGAAGAAACACGCTAACCCTGAATCATCATAG